Genomic segment of Mauremys mutica isolate MM-2020 ecotype Southern chromosome 22, ASM2049712v1, whole genome shotgun sequence:
GACGCAGTGAAGCCAGGGGCGGTGGGTGGGACGTCGTTTATTTAGATCTATTTCAGGCGGCCAGGCTAAAGCCTTTCCGATTCTGCTGATGGAGTATTGGGAGAGGGAAGAGCTGGCAGAGGAGCACAGGGCTCTCGCCGAGCCTGGCATGTAGCATTCACAGGGAGAACTCTGGAAGGGAAATAATGCAGGTCGGTTGAGGGGGGTGGGGCGGTGCTGTTGTCTCATGGACAGTACAATGGAAGGGGCAGTTAATCCATGAAGACCCCTTCTGATATCCTGCCTGCATCAGCTTCCCCTCTTGTGAGATCTCCTTTCCCGCTGCTCTCCTCCTCCCAATCCCTCTCTGCCCCGTTTCCCTGCCTTGTTACCCCCCTACTTCTCTatccctcttcttcctcctttctctgctgCAGGATCTCCCTGGCCCGCctgtattttctttctctctgcccCCACTCTTCTATTTCTCTGCTTTGTCCCTAGCCTTTTGTCCCGCCATGCGCCCCTTTAACGAAGATGCTCACAGCAATCCAGACGAGAGGCCCTCCAGTTCCCTTGGCTCTGGCCACATGGAGACCACGGTCTATAAATCACTGAGCGCGCACAGCCGGGTAGATAAATATTTAGGTTGGCTCCGGCGgcggggctgggtcccaggctctCCGGTGTGATGGGAACAAGCtcgcaggggagggaggaggggaaatagattgaagatgcacacaaaaaggacCCGGGAGTGTGTGTCTGAGGATGATGCCGGCAAGGCAGGATGAGACAGGGTCTGAGAGAGACGGGGGCTTTGTTCGTTTGTGGCCCCCACTCTCCTGCAGCTGTACCTGGCATTCCAGCTGGTTGTCTGTCCATGTGGGGTCAAACCCGCACTGATTTACCCCCCCATGCAATCCCGTTGAAACCCCTGGCATCACGGGCGGGTAGATGGATTCAGAATCCAGCCCTACGTGTTAAAGCATAATCTCACATTTCCCTTCCTGGGCATCAGGGCTAAATTTGTCTGAGATGTAAGCAGGCTCATGCCACTGACCTCAACCCTATACCACTGGGTCGGGTGACGTTGTGCCCGCTTCTGCCAGCCCTGAACTTGCTCCTCCAGCTCACCCAGGTGCACAGATTGCCAGGTGCATTTGTGTAGCTTCTCCTGCTTTGGTTTAATGACAGGGTTTGAACCTGGGACCATCGGTGTTAAAATCATGAGCTTCGTCCACTTCTGCTAATGGCTTGCAGCTGTTAGAAGCAGCAATAGACTCATGGACAAAGACCCAGTTACTAAGGTACACGTACCTTTGGGTAGGTAGATCAAGAAGAATTCTGCAGTTCTGCGAGATCTCCATTTCAGTCTGCAAAACTCACCTTCAACCTGGCGATCTAATTTTTTTCTAATCCCTTGCCCATGGGCAGCTAAATTTTCAGATTTcattgtctggcaaaaaaaaaaaaatgtggctggcTTGCTGTCAGCCTTGGGTCTCATTTTTCTTgagtaaattaaaatgaaatatcaTTCTGTTTGGGACTGTTgggtttttcatttttatttgctggAGCCTCACTCGGCCTTGCACGTTGTGGGAGATCAAAGAGGAAGAGCTCAAATCAAAACCACTTGGCCTAAATTTAGAAGACTCTGCAGTGAATCTGGGCTGCATCACTGGGGCCAGGTTTAGACAAGGCCCTTCTCATTAGAGTAATTGAAAAATGGGATGAATTTTCCCCCCCCACAAACATTTTTGTGCAAATTTCATCCTTTCTTTTTTTCTGGGTTAAAATTGGAAAAGTTGGCAGTTTCCCTCTACCCTtctttctcccccactccccgccccgctTTTGTGCTGCTTCATCCATCGCCTTAGGCTTGTAATTCCAGATCTCAGGAAAGATCATCGCGCTCTGACTTTTTTATTTTGGAAAAGATGCTTTCAAATCTTGCTCTTGAAGACCCAAAAGACCACAGCAGCCTCTAGCTCTGAGTGATGCCTTTAAAACTACTGAGAGTCATTTCAGGGGTATCCCCTGTGCGTGGTGGGTTGCCAGTCAAGCCCGAGGACTGGAgacagtgattaaaaaaaagatcAAGTTTGTGGactaattggattttttttcttttaaattcccTCTATTTCCTGCTTCTCTTGTTCAGTTTCCATTTAATAAATACACCCAGCAAAAATCCCTGCTCCGGCCATTGGAAGGGAGCCACATCTCAATCTGCAGCTGGTCTTTCAGCTGTCCAGATGTGCCCGGAATTCCACATCCTTTTGTTTTCTGTACGTGGGAGAGGAGACAGTGAGTAAGTTGAGGAATGTATGAACTGGCCCAGATGGTAGCACTAACAGGACAATGCTCACAGCTTCGATTCCTGCCCTGGATAAAAGGAGGTCTCCTCCCAAACCTTGTGAGCCAGGTAACAGGAATGCCCCAGAGCTCCTAAGGGGGAAAGGTCTTCTCAGCAGCTTGGCATCCCTCTTCCTGGTTAGTGCGGCTTCTCCCCACACTCCCATGGAGGTTGATCCAAAGGAAGTGAACAGTATTCCGCTCCTCTGCTAGGGAAATGCTGCCGCTGTGACATGATAATTCATTTTGTAAGTGAATTTAGCTCTGGAGAATGGTGCCAGATTAACAGCCAGGACACACAGAATTTCTGTCCATAGAACAGATACAGcaaagaaaacaagctttccaccccagcccacccacacACTGGCCTGGTAATGTACCTCCATCTCGACCTGGGAGAGCCTCCTCTATGGATGAGAATTCAGTATCCATgatccattcagtccttggcctcgcTGCTGAAGTGCCCAGCGTGGGTGTTAATTTAGTTTCCAATGTGATGGGGGTTTTTTTGTGATACAGACATCCGTCCCCTAGGGACTGGCCTGCgatcatttcacacaggccaccaaacAATTGTCAGGTGGTCTCTATCAGCCTGAGCTGGATTTATGCTGCTTCTCCTGTTACCAATCTCCCTGTGATGCCAAAACATGAAAAAGAGCCTTTGTCGTGGAGAGTATCCTGCCTCTTTCCTCCTGCTTCTCAGGAGCTGGCGTTTTTCTCTCTCCGTCCAGTACTTTCTTACCAGTGAAGTTCCAAAGGAATAAGTCCCCTTTACCTTTCCCTCCCGCCAAGGACTTGAATGCCCTCAAAGCCACGAGCCAGTTCCTCCTATggcataaattggcatagcttcatAAAGTCAATGGAGCCTGTTCTGACTTACACCAGGTGTGGCTCTGGCCCatgggagctttttcttatagaACAAAGTTTTTGTGAGTCCTCAGTGGAGTAGCTAAGCGCCGGTGTCCTGAGCTGAACTTTGACACACAGACTGGTGTCAAAGTCTGGTTTGACAGTCTGGTTAAGACTTCTTAACCAGATGCAGGCCCTAGCTGCAGGAGTCACGGGCTGgaattctctggcctgggctatgtgggaggtcagatgagatttgTCATAATGGGtctcttctagccttaaaatctatgaattttgtctctgctctgccattcATTGGGTCCAGAGATGAGCCTCCAGTTGGCTGGCCCAtatagggcgaccagacagcaagtgtgaaaaatcaggacgggggtggggggtaataggagcgtatataagaaaaagacccaaaaatcaggactgtccctataaaatcaggacatctggtcaccctaggtccatAGCCCCACACGCCCTGATGCTGATTGCCAAGgagtgggtggggaggagcctgagTAGCAGCAGGATAGCAGAATCCAGGTAGATAGTGTGTGGCTCTGTCATGCTGGGACGTGTCAAAAGTTTTGCTTGTGCCCTGAGAGCCGATGGGGAGGGGGATTTACCTTGTTTAACAGCTTGCTGATGAGGTGAGGACCTATGCTGCAATGAGAGCCCATGGTATTTTTAGTTGTTGATGGCTGGGAGCTGTGACCAGCTGCCCCCACAGGGCTACGATTACAGCTCAAAGATAGCAACTTGGAGGAAAAATGCACCTCTCAGTTTGTACATAGTGTGAAGAGGCGGGATGTGGTGTCAGGCTGCTCTTTGAAACCAATggacagtggggaggggggggggaaggaatctttccattgattttcctgacctttggatcaggcctttactgCAGGGATCACATATTCCAGTGCTAATTCAATGTGCCATCCAGCTCAGAGGGGTGAAGATTCTGGATGCCCAAAACCCACTGGGAGATTAAGTGGCAAACTCCCCACCTCTCCAGTGTTCCTCGGTAGCACAACTCTGCTTGAGGTACACTGCCATCAATCttcccctggctgcagctgccCCCAGGGAAAGCCCCAAGGATTCGTAAAGGTCCAGAAGATGGACCATGTGACCAAaaagtcctcccccccccccagcccaccctctctctgccccttccacaggtctgggaaaagatctcttcaggtttgggggttggaggggCTGTGGACAATGCTGCAAAGCAATCTGAGCCCTCATTGCAAAACAGTGAGGTGGTGACTCCAGAGATCAGTTGGCGGCTCCATGAATGTGTGAGCATTGCTGTCCTAGTCGGACAGAGTAGCAAACTTGTGGAGCTCTCTTTGATTTGCCCTGCCAGCTAATGAACATTTTCCTTCAGCTTGTGTTCTGTGCCTGAGAGCCTGGGGCAGATACCCCAGTTTCTATCTCTGACCACTCCTGAATGGCTTAGCTGGCAAGGATGATTTGTGACCCACAGGCTTGATACCATGTAGCAAAGCCTGTTTAATTTGCATACTGTAATCCTATTGGATGAGTGTTGTAAATTCTTTGAGTTTTGTATTATGTTAAAGGGATGACATTGGAAACATCTCTCAGCCTGGACACTGGCGTTGGGTTGGCTGGCttctttagttttgtttttgtaacaCTTTAAGAATCCCATTCCCCTGGCTGGGACACGATTTGCATCACAGGAGTGAAATATGACTTTTTAGTTTGGTCCTTCCTAGCAATGAGATTTTCCCCACCCGCACCTTGTGCCTTTGCTCCATCCATGGAACAAATAATCTTTGATGCCCAGCAGAGCATGTAACTAATGGATGCTGCTGGAATAGCAGATTTGGAGGGTCATGGAATCTGTATAAATGTTTCCCCTTCGCTAATGCGGCTGAGATGTGACCAGGTGACTCATCCCTCTCATGGGTCTCTGGTGACGTCCCAAGGGACACTGAGCCGGATGCTTTCCTGTGAGCCATTTCTACCCTAGCAACATCGATTCCACTGGACGTGCATCCAGCAGTTCTGCTTTCCAGTTTCCTCTCGATGACTCAGGACCCACCTTCCTCCACACCCACTTGCTCGCTGATCTCCAGAGGGAACCTGTGTCGCCCCCTGCTGCTATCCATAGGTTTTCCCACAGTCTGCTCCCCTTGCTCTCTTCTGCGATGAGATGCAGGTGGAGGATGTACTTGTCTGGACAGTAGGAAGTGAGGGCGTCCTTTCCTAGTAGATATGGGTGGGGaatttgggggtgcaggagtgggatATAATCTATGGGATATTGAGGCACAACATGAGCAGTGATGGGTGGGAAATGGGGTGTCCTCCCATGTGGTGCAGGTCTGGGGTGTACCAGTGAGGTGTCTGTTCCTGGAAGAGATGGGGAGGAATGAGGCATCCCATCCCCATAGGTGCAGGTGTGGGGTGCCCTCTATACAACAGCGGGGTATATCTAATCCCCATTGTCTCTCTTCCTTTAACTCCTtgtcttttctctctcacactcccCCTTCATTTCACTGTAGTCTCTTACTCACTTCCTTCTGGTCACACTTCACTGGCTGCTGCCAGGACCGGCTGCGTGTCAGTAACAGGAAGAAGTATGAAACCTGCTGTTAAGGCCATCAATAACTCTGTCTCAATGGAGAagggaagggtgggaggggagaagggaatcTGTAATCTCTTGCCACCTCACTGACATTTTCTTTACAGGCACTGGAAGGAGAAGCAGCTGCTGGCATTTACCCCCCCTGGGGAGCCGTGTCTTGTCTTTAaccctctccttcccttctaGGCCACTGCTGCTTCTCCGAGTCAAAGCCGTGCTGCTGCACACAGCAGTAGGGTTGGGTACTCTTCAGAATAGCACCCCCTCCTGGAAGGAGATGGATCCACAGGGAGAGCTTCCCCTATCTAAGGGCCAAAACACAGCATTCTGGGCCCAACCGAAACAGGAAAGAATGGGGCACTCGCTGCAAGGGCACCCCTTATGGGTGGGGGAAGCTGAGGATCATTGATTCATAGGAGAAACTGGCGATCCCTAGAGAATCGGTGTCACTCCTTGGTATGGAAAAGGCAtactatgagataggtgtatgtGTAACACGCTTGACTGGGGGCTCTGTCTGCCTCTAGTGGTGGCTGGGCTATAGATAGCAGTTGATAAACCCGCTACCGCCTCGGCTGAAAGTTTTTTAACCCAGTTCAATTCCCTGCATTGCTGGGTTGGTTGTCAGTAGTTGGGGTTGAACCTGTGACCTCTGTAGCTAAAGGCATGAGCCTCTAATGCAAAAAGAGCCAGCGCTATTAGCCAGGGCTGCAACATGCTCGTCGACCTCTATCTGTGGCTCCACCACGGCTAAAGGTGGACAGTGTCCCACTGAATGGATTGCGGGTGGTTGAGTGGTTCAGGGAGGGAAGCCCATTTCTCTCTGCTCCTCCTTTGTGTAGCACCAGGGATGTTCTCACAGATGTGCAATGGAAGGAGGAAAAGGAACAGGATGGTTGGGCATGCACGTCTCTCCCCCAGTGAAGCACCATTATGCCCCTTCTCCCCTGCTGGAGCTTTGAACTCCCGCCGCCAGCCCCTGAGGATTCAGGCTGGGGGACGCTGGTAAACCCTtgtggtttgtttttggtttttttgtcagGAGGTGAAGATTTTCCGTGCTCTGATCctgggggagctggagaggggccAAAGCCAGTTCCAGGCGCTCTGCTTTGTCACACGGCTTCACCGCAACGAGATCATCCCCAGCGAGTCCATGGCGAAGCTGCGGCAGGTGAGGGGCAGCCCCACGAGTTGGCCTGGTGCCTCCCCCACATGTGATCCCTGGTCTCTTGGGGCTATGTGCTTTCCTGTAGGCATAAAAGCCAGCCAGGGCCCCTAACCTTTTCAAGTACCGGTCTCAATTTAGTAACCTCAGATCACTGGCCCAGCCAATGGCCACCACTTCCCAGTGCATGCTGCAATCAGCAATGGCTTCCCTTAACCCTAGGCTAGCGCAGCCCCCATTCCATCCGTGGGGAGGAGGATAGCAACTGTGGCCAGGAGTGGCCAAGACCTCCACTTTGCCCCCCCTCTAAATAGGCAGCACCCACCGCACTCCTTACGGTGGTGTCTCTTCAATGCCATCTCATGGAGAAGAGCGCCACCTACTGAATTCCCAGCACTTCCAGCAGTCCCTGGAATTTCTCTGGGGTCTCATTCAAGTGCCGGGCAGGCGTAGCTTGGAGGTCAGCTGGGAATCCCAGCACAAGACAGGCCAGCTGCATGCTTATTTCTTAGGTTTGCATAAAATACTGATGTCCCAAAAAAGCTAATTTTGGGCGGGAGGAGAGGAAGACGCTTGACGATACTTGTTACCCATAATGCAGCAGGAATTAGAGTCAATGTAACTTTCTCCTCGCCAGAAAAACCCCAAGACAGTGCGGCAGGCGGAGGAGGTGCGTGGGCTGGAACATCTCAACATGGACGTAGCGGTCAACTTCAGCAAAGGAGGCCAGCTGAGCCCCCACATTCACAACGTCTGCTCAGAGGCCAAAGAGGCTATTTACACCCGAGAAGAAGACGTTAAATTTTGGCTGGAGAAAGGTAAGAATCTCCTTCCGCGCTGGGCCCGCAAGCGCAAAAAGTGCAACCCAGTCTGCAAGCCACTATGATCTCCCCCTCTGCATTGTTGGGGGGATAATCTGGTTCACGTCAATCCCTTGCATGTGCAGCTGGAGTATTGGTGCACACAGATCCCTTGCACACTGCCTGGGGGAGGGCTAGTGGTTAACTTGCTACACATCTGGTTTTCACATGCTGCTCTTCTAATGAATCCAAGCTGAGTGTGTTACTTTCTGGGGCCACATCTCCCTAGTGTGAGACCCTgctcctcccaggaccccacctagTTCCACATCCTAGACCTGCCTGGGCACAATTACCAGATCCTGTCCCCTGGGCACGAGAAAAACATTTGGTGACTTATGCCGAGGCCATAAGCCAAGTGCAGGGAAGGCAATTAGTGCTAATTAAAGTGGTGGCttctgtgatgtggacacctgtccaaTGGGAACTGGGCTGAGTCCTCACAAACCTCGTTTCATAGAGGGGCTTACTGAACAGCCGTCTGATGCCTGTCACTTTCCGTCACTACCTATAATCTGGGCCAGATTTGAATTGGTGCCTTACAGGGGAGAAGTCCTATCGCCTATTCCCAGCCCCCCGAGCAACCTAGCCTGCAGGAGGCAGCATCCTGAGCCATGCACCTgtctctccctttcctcccacagGGGTGGATGGCTCCATGTTCGAGGTCTTGCCCCAGTCGGCCGACCTGCCCGACCTGCAGCGCTGCAAGCTGTGCTTGGACCGCTGGAAGCCCTGCATCTGCAGTTACTCGCTGAGCATCGAGTGGTACCCGTGCATGCTCAAGTACTGCAAGAGCCGCGATGCCGGCGGCAAGGTCTCCTC
This window contains:
- the OAF gene encoding out at first protein homolog, producing MRAQGCGLPALLLLLLRLLSGPLPGRAGPGALSELRVRVRLPDGQVTEESLQADSGADCISLELRKGDGTLITLTADFRQEVKIFRALILGELERGQSQFQALCFVTRLHRNEIIPSESMAKLRQKNPKTVRQAEEVRGLEHLNMDVAVNFSKGGQLSPHIHNVCSEAKEAIYTREEDVKFWLEKGVDGSMFEVLPQSADLPDLQRCKLCLDRWKPCICSYSLSIEWYPCMLKYCKSRDAGGKVSSYKCGIRSCQKGYSFDYYVPQKQLCLWDEET